The Coraliomargarita parva region GTGTTTGAGGATGCGTGGTAGCAACTGTACGAAGAGCACCACACCGATCACCCCGAATGGATAGGCGATACCGTAGCCGATACTGACGCCGCTGCCCCCCTGCAGTCCTTCCGTTGCCGCCGCGAGGGCCGGTGTACTGGTCAGTGCGCCGGCGAAGATGCCAACTGCGAGGTCGGTCGGAACATGAAAGAGTTTCGCACCCGCCCAGGTGACCAATCCGCCCGAGACGACGATCACCAATGCCAGCTTAGCCAAGGTCGCGCCTTCGCGGGCCACTGAGGCAAAGAAGCGCCCGCCGGCCCCGATCCCGACGCAATACACGAAGAGTACCAAGCCCAGCGTACCGACTCCCCCGGGAATGCTGTAGCCCAAGTGTCCGGCCAGCAGAGCGGTAAAAAGAACCCCGGAACTGCCCAGGTTAATCCCTTTGATCGTAATATTACCGAAGAGCAAACCGGCTGCAATAATGGCAAAAAGTACCACCATTGGCTGGTTTTGAAAGAGTTGGTTAATCGCTTCGAGGTTCATAACCGATTCTTATTTTAGGCAATGCTGAGATAAGCAACAATAATCTCAGGTTTTTTTAGGGAGACCCGAGTCGCTACAGCTTGGCGCATGCCCAATAGCAGGCGCGAAAGACTTCGCGCATATTTCCCCGGTTGGCCAGAAAACTTTTACGGGCGACCGGCAGCAGCTCTGTGCCCAAAGCTTGGCCGGCGAGTGTTCGGACCAAGCGTTTCGCCAATGGCCAATCCGGGCGGGTGCGGTAGAGGACTTTGCACCCGCGCCGCCGATGGAGACTGGCAATGAGGTGGCCCTGTCCCTTCTTTAAATGCCGTTTCAGGCGCCACCACTGCCATACATTCAGAACTTCGCCTCCGTCGAAGAGAGCGCAGTCCTGAGGGCCGAGCTGATTGAGGCAGGCAATGGCCTGTGCGCGCTCTGTCTGTGAAGATTCCAGGCTGAGCCGAATCCAAACAATCCGAAGATCCAATCGGTTCAGCTGGGGCACGAGGTCCTCGATCAAGGTCGTTTTTCCTGTGCCTTTGGGCCCGACAATCGCGCTGACCGAGCGGTTTTGGCAGATCGTTTCTGCCAAGCTCCGGAGTTCGGATTCGGGGAGGCGGTAGCGTATCCTAGCGACGGCCGAAGCGGAAAATGGATTTTCGTGGGCTTTCATCCTCGATGAGCGGGAGGTCGACCGGAGCGTCCCCCGGAGCGATACTGATTTCGACGCTGTGGCTGTGGCCGCCTTTGCGGGTCCTCAATTCCAGGGCCCACTTCAGTGTAATGAGTTGGCCGTTGAAGGAGTAGGGGGTCTTCGGCAGAGTAATTTCAAAGCTTTGTTGGCCGGCGGTATCCGTACTTGGCCATTCCAGCTCGGTTTCTATTTTGGCATCCTTGCTCCCACGGCCCTCGGTCCACCAGCCGAGACTTAGGTGGATACTTTCAGGCGCTTCGTCCTGGGCCCAGAGGATCTCACCGCGGAGTGTTTCTTCGGGCTGGTAATGTGTTTTCGGCAAGTCGATGTAGAGGCTTGAGTCCATGTCGGGCTTTTATTGCTGGCTAATGGTGTTTTAGGCGGCGTACGGTGATCGGGTAGTTTTCGTCGATATCCGGCCAGCGCGGGATACTGCCGACTATCCGTATGCGCCATTCGATCTTGTTGTTGCCACCGTCGAAACTGTGCATGAGCGCCGTCGGCAGTTGCAGGTCGATTTGACCGCCGGGGTGGGCGCCGGGCTGTTCGGTCTTAAAGAGGGTTTCCTTGTGGAAGAGGCTGTGGTCCGTGACGGAGTTTGTGCCACGCCGGTAAGTTGCCGATTCACGTCCTTCCAGAATTATTTCCAAGTCCTTCAGGCGTTGCAGCGAGCCTCGGCTGCGCCAGTTGAGGCGTACCGTTTGTCCGAGGCGTGGACGGGCCTCGCTCAGGTTGAGATCGACTTTCGGGTTAAACAGGGCAACCAGATAGTAAAAGATACTGAAGAAAAGAACGAGGCCGATGCAGACAAAGGGGATGATGAAGAGGGTGAGAAACCATTCCGGGCGTCCCTCCAGGAAGCTTTTCACTGCGAGGCCCACAAAGACCCCGGTGATGCCGTTCCAGAAGGCGGCGATGAAAATGGCTCCGATCAGTTTGCCTGTGCCGCTGTGCTTGGGCTTGAGCCAGCGTTCGCCCTCGTCCTGGTCTTCGACCGGCTTGTGCCGGCTATACAGTTTGTCCCTCCATTTTGGGGGGAGCAGGCCGAGGGAACCGAGCATGATGGCCAGGCCGATAAGCATGAAGATTGAAGTGAAGGGGATGACTAAGTAGACGATTCCGGGGATCTTGCGTGAGAGTACGGCTTCTGTGGGATCGGATGGATTGACCCAGCAGGTTTGTTCGGAGCCGACCGGATACTGACGCACGACCTTGTGCTTGCCTGAAGAACCGCTGGAGCTGGCGGTGTTGAAGTCGTAGCTACCGCCGGTGTATACATTGCCTTCATAACGATAGCGGAACTCAATCTCGATGGAGTAAGTGGTGCCGTCGCTGTCGGAATGGCTGTCGACATAACTCTTCGTGATCACGCAGCGCACCTGCGGCCAATCTCCACTCGTCACCGACTTGACGATCGGATGGAGCGCCATGAACCAACAAAAGGCGGCTCCCATTGCGAAGAAGGGAAAGCCGAAGAAAACGCCGAAGAAACGGCCTTTCTTTGAGCTGGGGGCGTCGCGGAAACCGGCGCCTTCATGCCGGTTCGTCGAGGGCTTGCTTTTGACTCGCAATCGCATTGTTAGGAGAATGCGGCTGTCTATCTTGGGCGCAATCTTAGTTCTATACTGCGGGAGATTTTAACCAATCAATGCCTGGAAAGCTTCCTCATCCAAAATCGGAATGCCGAGTTTGACCGCTTTGTCGTATTTGGAACCGGCAGCTTCGCCGGCCAGTACATAGTCGGTCTTCTTACTCACGCTTGAGCTGGTACGGCCGCCAGCGGCTTCGATGAGCTCGGTCGCTTCGCTTCGGGTGAGTGTGGGCAGGCTGCCGGTGAGCACGACGATCTTGCCGGAGAGTGCCCCATCCGCCGGGGCTTCGGAGCGGGCGGACTGAAAGTTCAGGCCCTGACTGCGGAGACGATCGATCAGGTCGCGGTTGGCTTCATCCTCGAACCAGGCATGGATACTCTGGGCCATGATGCTGCCGACCCCGTCGACTTCCTCCAGTTGTTCTTCGCTGGCGGATGCGATGGCGTCGAGGGATTCGAAGTTGGCCTCCAGATCCTTGGCCGATTGTTTACCTACATGTGGAATGCCGAGCCCGTGAATCAGCTGCCAGAGTTGGCGTGTCTTACTGGCTTGGAGCGCGTCATAGAGATTCTGTGCGGATTTCTCGGCAAACTTGTCCAACTCAAGTAGCTGTTCGACCTGGAGCAGGTAGAGGTCCGCTGGATCCTTGGCCAGGCCGCGGGTCACGAGCTGTTCGACCACGGCGGTACCGAGGTTCTCGATGTCCATACAGGCACGGCTGGCAAAGTGCTGGAGCGCGCGTTGCTGACGGATCGGATCGTTCGTGCTGACAATTCGCCAGACTGCTTGGGCGGGATCGCGCTCGGCCTCAATGCCGAGTGCCTTTAGATGCTCGCCGAAGTCGAAGGGCTGGCTGTCGGCCGGGCGCTTTGCTTGGTTGACCCCGAGGACTTGCGGGATAATCTCGCCGGCCTTTTGCACCAGTACGGTATCGCCGGGGCGGATGTCCTTGCGGCGGATCTCATCCTCATTGTGCAAGGTGGCACGCGACACGGTTGTGCCGGCCAACTGTACCGGCTCAAGAATCGCGACGGGGGTGACCGCACCGGTCCGGCCGATCTGTAGGCTGATTTCCTTGAGCAGGGTCTCGGCGCGCTCGGCTTCGAACTTATAGGCGATGGCCCAGCGGGGCGCCTTCGAGGTGAAACCGGCTTCGTCCTGCAGGCGGAAGTCGTCGAGCTTGATCACTGCGCCGTCGGTCGGGTAGCTGAACTGTTGTCGAAGCGCGTCCAGCGCCTCGATGCAGGTCCAGGCTTCTTCGATACTTCCAGCCATCCAGTATTTCTCCAATACCGGGAACTGCCAGCGCTTGAGCTTTTCCTGGATCTCGGCCTGATGGCTGAAATAGCGGCCCGGTTCGCAGGCACCGATGCCATAGAGCACGATTTCCAGTTTGCGACTACGGGCTTCGGCTGGATCGAGCAGTTTGATCGTGCCGGCTGCGAGATTGCGTGGATTGGCGTAGAGCGGTTGTCCTTCTATGTCACGGGCGGTATTGATCCGCTCAAATTCTTCGTGCAGCATGTAGATCTCACCGCGGACTTCGAGAATCTCGGGGGCATCTGTGATCGCTGCAGGAAGTCCGGCAATATGGCGGACGTTCTGGGTGATGTCGTCTCCCTCGGCTCCGTTGCCGCGCGAAACGGCCCGGACGAACTGCCCCTTTTCATAGGTCAAACTGACTGCGACCCCGTCGATCTTCGGCTCAACCAGGAATTCCAAGGACTCGTCGGGAAACAGACGCTCCAGACGGCGACCGAATTCCATCAATTCCTCCTGGCTGTAGGTGTTGTCCAGACTCAGCATCGGCTTGCGGTGCGTGTAGCTCTCAAAGGCTTCCAGACGGTCATCGCCCACCGATTGGGTGGGGGAGGCACCAAAATCCAGCTCCGGGTTCTGTGCTTCCAACTCAGCCAGTCGAGCCTTGAGCTTGTCATAGGCCTGGTCGTCGATCTTCGGCTGGGCTTGCTTGTAATAGAGCCGGTCATGTTCGGCGATGGCTGCGCGAAGCTTGGCGATTTCTTTCTGCGGGTCGGACATGCTGTCGCTGAGTTGAACCCACGAATTCCTACGAATCAACGCGAATTGGTGAAGGAGCGCATTTTGGCTCCTGGATGAACCAACGGAGTCAGGGCGTCCCGCCCTGATGGACTACAAATGGTATGCGGACCCTACAAGGGCGGGACGCCCTTGCTCCGTTGCCGACGGTATCCATACAAAAAGAAACCCACCGAACTACCTGAGCCGATGGGTTAAAAGTGGCCTCCCGTAGGGGATTGGTACGGCGTTGCCGTATCGCTTCGCGATCCCACCTGTGGTGTGCCCCATCTCCAGTCGCGTTGCTCCTTCCGTCAAACCCCTTGAGGGGGTCTTCATCCCCGACACGTCACGTCTGGGCACTAAAAAACCCACCGAACTACCTGAGCCGATGGGTTAAAAGTGGCCTCCCGTAGGGGATTGGTACGGCGTTGCCGCATCGCTTCGCGATCCCACCGGTGGTGTGCCCCATCTCCAGTCGCGTTGCTCCTTCCGTCAAACCCCTTGAGGGGTTCTTCATCCCCGACACGTCACGTCTGGGCACTAAAAAACCCACCGAACTCCGTGAGCCGATGGGTTTAAAGTGGCCTCCCGTAGGGGATTGGTACGGCGTTGCCGTATCGCTTCGCGATCCCACCTGTGGTGTGCCCCATCTCCAGTCGCGTTGCTCCTTCCGTCAAACCCCTTGAGGGGTTCTTCATCCCCGACACGTCACGTCTGGGCACTAAAAAACCCACCGAACTCCGTGAGCCGATGGGTTTAAAGTGGCCTCCCGTAGGGGATTCGAACCCCTGTTGCCTGGATGAAAACCAGGTGTCCTAGACCGGGCTAGACGAACGGGAGGTGGGAGGAAGTCACGGAAGCTATGTTTGCGAGGGGGGCGTGCAAGTCTTTTTTTGAAACTTTGAGGTCTTCTTTGTCTGGGCATGGCTGTGAAGCTAGCATACGCCTTCTGCATTGTCCGGGATTCCAACGGAGTCAGGGCGTCCCGCCCTGATAAATTGCGGAAAGGAAGTGGACCATGACAAGGGCGAGACGCCCTTGCTCCGTTGCGACGGTATCCGCACCTCGAAAACAGCGAACTACGCGAGCTGAGGGCCTCCCGTAGGGGATTGGTACGGCGTTGCCGTATCGCTTCGCGATCCCACCTGTGGTGTGCCCCATCCTCAGTCGCGTTGCTCCTTCCGTCAAACCCCTTGAGGGGTTCTTCATCCCCGACACGTCACGTCTGGGCACTAAAAAACCCACCGAACTCCGTGAGCCGATGGGTTTAAAGTGGCCTCCCGTAGGGGATTCGAACCCCTGTTGCCTGGATGAAAACCAGGTGTCCTAGACCGGGCTAGACGAACGGGAGGTGGGAGGAAGTCACGGAAGCTATGTTTGAGCGGGGGGCGTGCAAGTCTTTTTTGAAAAAAGTCACAAAAATTTCGCTTGGCTTCAGAAACCGTTTACACGCATGAATTTGTCCTGCATCAAGGTTGACTATGGATGCATCCTCTCTGCCTTTCCCTCTGCCTGAAGAAGCGGTCTTGACCGTTGACAATCTGCCCTATCCCCGTGTCGCTTCCGGCAAGGTCCGCGAAGTGTTCGATCTGGGGGATGCCTTGCTCATGGTCGCGACCGACCGGGTCTCGGCTTTTGATGTGATTATGTCGGAAGGCTTGGCGGGGAAGGGGATACTGCTGACCCAGATCAGTTTGTATTGGTTTCGCCAAGTGGGGGCGATCACGCAGCACCATTTGGTCGAGAATCATGACGCGCGAATCCGTGAGCTGGGGCAGTCGTATCCCGAGCTGGAATACCGCAGCATGATCGTGAAGAAGCTCAAGCCGCTGCCAATCGAAGCCGTGGTGCGCGGCTATTTGTCGGGCTCAGGGTGGAAGGCCTACCAGCAGACGGGCAAGCTTTTCGAATACGATTTGCCGGAAGGGCTGCTCGAAAGCAGTGCCTTACCCCAGCCGCTTTTTACGCCCACGACGAAGGCTGCGAGCGGACATGACATGCCGATCGATTGTCCGGATGCCGCCAAGTTGATCGGAGAGTCGCTGTTCCAGCGCGTGCATGACCTGAGCATCGAAATATACTCAATGGGGGTGGCTGCCGCGGAAAAGGCGGGGATCATCCTTGCAGACACCAAGTTTGAGTTCGGGACGGATGAGTCGGGCGCGCTCTACTTGATCGACGAGATCCTGACACCGGATTCCTCCCGCTACTGGCCCGCCTCCGAGTATAAGCCGGGCGGTCCGCAACCTTCCTACGATAAGCAGTTTGTGCGCGACTACCTGGAGTCCTTGGACTGGGATAAGACGCCACCGCCGCCTGCTTTGCCCGAGGATGTCTTGAGTGGGACTTTGGACCGCTATATCGAGGCCTATTTAAAGATTGTTGGGAACTGAGAGTGGGAAAGTGTGAAGGTGAAAGGAGTGAACATTTTTTGGCCATTCAATGACCTTCCCACCTTCCGACCTTCATACTTTTAACTCACGAAGTCATGCCTATTTGGTTGATTGAGTTTTTCGGGGAAGGCGATTTGAACGCCGCCTTTTACCTCATTCTCTTTATGACCGCCCCGGTTTGGCTGGCGATGATCGTGGTTCCTGAATCGAAAACGGTGCGGCATTTGGCCCAACCGTTGCTGGTGGGTAGTGTTTATGGACTGGTCTTGCTCTATCTCGTTTGGCAGTTTTACGAGGCCAGATTAATTCCGCAACCCCTCTCGACCGCTGATTATGGCGGAGCCAAGGCTTTGGCGAACCATCCTACCGTGTTTCTTAGTTTGTTTTGTAATTTGCAGATCTTAAATCTTTGTGTCGGCACGCTACTTTACCAGATCGCCCTGCGGAATCGGATGCGGGTGACGGTCGAATTGGTCTTGTGCTGGCTATTGGGCGCGGTGGCCTTGATTCCCTTAGCGGTGCGTATGTTGATCCGGAAGCAATCTCTGAACTAATGGCCGAATTGACACAACTAGGCATGACTGATGTGGCTTCGCGTAAACGAAGCGGCTTTTTCTTTGTGGCCGGTGGACTGTCCACGATCCTGATTGTGCTTTATGTCTTTCTGCGCAATGCGATCTATGTCTCCCGGGGCATGCTCAAGCCGGATTTCGAGCTGATCCGCAAGGCCTACGATTTTAATCTGTGGGAGCTGCCGCTGACCCTCGTCGGACTTGCGCTCTTTATCGGAGTGCTGGGAGTGACACGGCCGGGCATTCGCAGGTCCGCGAGTGCGCTCTGTGGTATTTTCCTTTTTCTGGCGGCGGATCTATTTGCCTTGCGCTACTATGTGACGCGGGTCGAGCCGGAGAAGATTGTCTTGCGCCACGTTCGCCTGGAGACGCCCAAGTTGGCAAAGCCGGTGCGTCTGCTCCATATCTCGGATATCCAGTCGGGAGGCATTGCCGGGCATGAGCAGAATCTGTTCGAGCAGATCCAAGCACTGCAGCCGGATCTGGTGCTCTTTACCGGGGATTTCCTACAACCGGTGGCGCCTGCAACTTTCGACAGTGAGTGGCCGAAGCTCCTATCGCTGTTCAAGAGTTTGTCACCGAAATACGGTATTTATGCGGTCTACGGGGATACCGAGTATGAGCCTGGGATCAAATTCTACCGCTTACGCGGTCCCGAACTCGAGCCGCTTCATGTCCTCTCGACCGGTTCCGCGCAAATTGATACGGGGGCGGGGAAGATCGATATCCTCGGGCTGAACCTATTTCATTCCAAGGAACCGAAATGGGCCATGCGTTCAATTGAAGACTGGATGGCCAAGTCGGATGCCAAGGACTTTCGCGTCGTGATGGGGCATGCGCCCGATTATGCTCTGGAGACGCGGGAGCTTCCGATCGATTTATGCCTCGCCGGGCATACGCATGGCGGACAGGTCCGTCTGCCTTGGTACGGCCCGCTTGTCATTGACAGCGAAGTACCTAAGGAATGGTCCCGGGGCTTTCGCCGGATTGGAGTCCCTTATCTGAATGTTTCTGCCGGTGCGGGGAGTAACCGTTACAGGGGGTTACCGCCGATTCGCTTCCTTTGTCCGACTGAAATGACCCTAATCGAGTTGTTGCCGATGCGGAGCATCCGTTAAGGACTGTCCGTTCCGTCGATCCAGTGCGCCGCTGCAGGCTCCGTTTTATCGTTGAAGCCTGTTTGGGTGAAGAGAATCCAGCCGGCAAGTGCCAGAATACCAATCAGTAGGAGGATTGAAAGGCTAACTCTTTCTTGTTTGGTAAGCCGCATGCTGCATGCCATCCTGACATCGCAATCCTTGCAAGGTTTGAAATTACACGATGTGCATGCATATTCTATTTCATGAAATACGTACTCTTCCTGTCTTCCTGTCTGTGTTTGCTGTTTTTCGGCTGCGCCAGTCCGGAGAATCCGAATGGTAATTTCGTACGTTCGGTAGATTTTACCCCCTTTGACACTTTCAGCTTCAAGCATACTTTGATTACCGGTTTCGATTGGAACGATTCCGAAACATTGATGCTGGAGCAGCTTTCTGAACAGGTCCTGACTCAAGAACTGGAAGCGCGCGGCTTCGAATCGGTTGAAAGTGGTTCGGATTTCTATGTTGTGGTCAAATGGATGAAGGGGGTGAGCAGCTATCCGAGCGTCTTTGATTCCATCGACGGACCGCTGGACAGCTTGAACCGTCGGGAAAATCCTAGCTATCGCTTCGCGGCACGACTCAATCTGACCGTCGAGGTCTACGAAACGGAAACGCGCAGCCTATTTTGGCGCAAGGACTTACCAAATATATTCGATGCCGTCCAATTGACTTCCGGTCGTGTGCAGGACTCGTTGAGCCGGGCCATTCAGCATTTTCCGGATCGCGTCGATAAGGACCCGGACCTTCCGAGCCTGCAGGGACTTCAGTAGCCG contains the following coding sequences:
- a CDS encoding ATP-binding protein, with product MKAHENPFSASAVARIRYRLPESELRSLAETICQNRSVSAIVGPKGTGKTTLIEDLVPQLNRLDLRIVWIRLSLESSQTERAQAIACLNQLGPQDCALFDGGEVLNVWQWWRLKRHLKKGQGHLIASLHRRRGCKVLYRTRPDWPLAKRLVRTLAGQALGTELLPVARKSFLANRGNMREVFRACYWACAKL
- a CDS encoding DUF3592 domain-containing protein, with amino-acid sequence MRLRVKSKPSTNRHEGAGFRDAPSSKKGRFFGVFFGFPFFAMGAAFCWFMALHPIVKSVTSGDWPQVRCVITKSYVDSHSDSDGTTYSIEIEFRYRYEGNVYTGGSYDFNTASSSGSSGKHKVVRQYPVGSEQTCWVNPSDPTEAVLSRKIPGIVYLVIPFTSIFMLIGLAIMLGSLGLLPPKWRDKLYSRHKPVEDQDEGERWLKPKHSGTGKLIGAIFIAAFWNGITGVFVGLAVKSFLEGRPEWFLTLFIIPFVCIGLVLFFSIFYYLVALFNPKVDLNLSEARPRLGQTVRLNWRSRGSLQRLKDLEIILEGRESATYRRGTNSVTDHSLFHKETLFKTEQPGAHPGGQIDLQLPTALMHSFDGGNNKIEWRIRIVGSIPRWPDIDENYPITVRRLKHH
- the ligA gene encoding NAD-dependent DNA ligase LigA yields the protein MSDPQKEIAKLRAAIAEHDRLYYKQAQPKIDDQAYDKLKARLAELEAQNPELDFGASPTQSVGDDRLEAFESYTHRKPMLSLDNTYSQEELMEFGRRLERLFPDESLEFLVEPKIDGVAVSLTYEKGQFVRAVSRGNGAEGDDITQNVRHIAGLPAAITDAPEILEVRGEIYMLHEEFERINTARDIEGQPLYANPRNLAAGTIKLLDPAEARSRKLEIVLYGIGACEPGRYFSHQAEIQEKLKRWQFPVLEKYWMAGSIEEAWTCIEALDALRQQFSYPTDGAVIKLDDFRLQDEAGFTSKAPRWAIAYKFEAERAETLLKEISLQIGRTGAVTPVAILEPVQLAGTTVSRATLHNEDEIRRKDIRPGDTVLVQKAGEIIPQVLGVNQAKRPADSQPFDFGEHLKALGIEAERDPAQAVWRIVSTNDPIRQQRALQHFASRACMDIENLGTAVVEQLVTRGLAKDPADLYLLQVEQLLELDKFAEKSAQNLYDALQASKTRQLWQLIHGLGIPHVGKQSAKDLEANFESLDAIASASEEQLEEVDGVGSIMAQSIHAWFEDEANRDLIDRLRSQGLNFQSARSEAPADGALSGKIVVLTGSLPTLTRSEATELIEAAGGRTSSSVSKKTDYVLAGEAAGSKYDKAVKLGIPILDEEAFQALIG
- a CDS encoding phosphoribosylaminoimidazolesuccinocarboxamide synthase; this encodes MDASSLPFPLPEEAVLTVDNLPYPRVASGKVREVFDLGDALLMVATDRVSAFDVIMSEGLAGKGILLTQISLYWFRQVGAITQHHLVENHDARIRELGQSYPELEYRSMIVKKLKPLPIEAVVRGYLSGSGWKAYQQTGKLFEYDLPEGLLESSALPQPLFTPTTKAASGHDMPIDCPDAAKLIGESLFQRVHDLSIEIYSMGVAAAEKAGIILADTKFEFGTDESGALYLIDEILTPDSSRYWPASEYKPGGPQPSYDKQFVRDYLESLDWDKTPPPPALPEDVLSGTLDRYIEAYLKIVGN
- a CDS encoding abscisic acid-deficient protein Aba4 family protein — translated: MPIWLIEFFGEGDLNAAFYLILFMTAPVWLAMIVVPESKTVRHLAQPLLVGSVYGLVLLYLVWQFYEARLIPQPLSTADYGGAKALANHPTVFLSLFCNLQILNLCVGTLLYQIALRNRMRVTVELVLCWLLGAVALIPLAVRMLIRKQSLN
- a CDS encoding metallophosphoesterase, whose translation is MAELTQLGMTDVASRKRSGFFFVAGGLSTILIVLYVFLRNAIYVSRGMLKPDFELIRKAYDFNLWELPLTLVGLALFIGVLGVTRPGIRRSASALCGIFLFLAADLFALRYYVTRVEPEKIVLRHVRLETPKLAKPVRLLHISDIQSGGIAGHEQNLFEQIQALQPDLVLFTGDFLQPVAPATFDSEWPKLLSLFKSLSPKYGIYAVYGDTEYEPGIKFYRLRGPELEPLHVLSTGSAQIDTGAGKIDILGLNLFHSKEPKWAMRSIEDWMAKSDAKDFRVVMGHAPDYALETRELPIDLCLAGHTHGGQVRLPWYGPLVIDSEVPKEWSRGFRRIGVPYLNVSAGAGSNRYRGLPPIRFLCPTEMTLIELLPMRSIR